The following coding sequences lie in one Halogeometricum rufum genomic window:
- the uvrA gene encoding excinuclease ABC subunit UvrA codes for MSKDFIEVRGAEEHNLKDLDVQIPREAFTVVTGLSGSGKSSLAFETIYAEGQRRYIESLSAYARNFLGQMDKPQVEAVEGLSPAISIDQKNAANNPRSTVGTVTELHDYLRLLYARVGTQYDPITGEEVGEQSAQDMVTQILSLPAGTRAKIVAPVVRDQKGAFEDLFDELVADGYARVEVDGEEFDLTVERPDLDKNYDHTVDVVVDRVKIRPEDRSRIADSVETALEEADGVLQLVVPDPPEDVPFASNTRSTGDLAGEGDDRLVVQFSEELGNPNSEFQFSEIETRSFSFNSPHGACPSCEGLGQTKEIDEVLVVVDPSKPLKHVFEPWSYNRSYYRTRLDSVAEHFGVSLDTPFEEVDDDVQRQFLYGTDREVVFERQTRNGTRRKQKRFEGVIPNLERRHVETDSESTRDHIEKYMATTTCPDCDGTRLKEQSRHVLVAGTAITEVNRMSIGDALEHFEGLEAELGDRERTIAEEILKEIRARLGFMEEVGLEYLTLDREASTLSGGESQRIRLATQVGSGLVGVLYVLDEPSIGLHQRDNDRLLNTLEGLRDLGNTLIVVEHDEETMRRADNVVDMGPGPGKRGGEIVVQGDFDDICAADDSVTGEYLSGRREIPVPDERRTSEEFLTVRGARQHNLKNLDVDLPIGQFTAITGVSGSGKSTLMHEILYKGLARTMNDNTSVHPGDHDAIEGVDNIETVRLIDQSPIGRTPRSNPATYTGVFDYIRELFAETKLSKQRGYEKGRFSFNVKGGRCEACGGQGTVKIEMNFLSDVYVPCEECGGARYNDATLDVTYKGKTISDVLDMEVSEALTFFEANSQIRRRLQLLQDVGLGYMTLGQPSTTLSGGEAQRIKLAEELGKKQTGDTLYLLDEPTTGLHKEDERKLIEVLQRLTDNGNTVVVVEHELDLVKNADNVLDLGPEGGEHGGEIVATGTPEAVARVEESHTGRYLRDLLPDVDMEGPRSDRRKPAKAPSDD; via the coding sequence ATGAGCAAGGACTTCATCGAGGTTCGAGGTGCGGAAGAACACAACCTCAAAGACCTCGACGTCCAGATTCCTCGCGAAGCGTTCACCGTCGTCACCGGGCTCTCGGGGTCGGGTAAGTCGTCGCTCGCGTTCGAGACGATTTACGCCGAGGGGCAACGGCGGTACATCGAGTCGCTGTCGGCGTACGCCCGCAACTTCCTCGGGCAGATGGACAAGCCGCAGGTGGAGGCCGTCGAGGGTCTCTCGCCCGCCATCTCCATCGACCAGAAGAACGCGGCGAACAACCCGCGTTCGACCGTCGGCACCGTCACCGAACTGCACGACTACCTCCGCCTCCTGTACGCCCGCGTCGGGACGCAGTACGACCCCATCACGGGCGAAGAGGTCGGCGAGCAGTCCGCACAGGACATGGTCACGCAGATTCTCTCGCTCCCGGCGGGCACCCGCGCGAAGATCGTCGCGCCGGTCGTCCGCGACCAGAAGGGGGCGTTCGAGGACCTGTTCGACGAACTCGTCGCCGACGGTTACGCCCGCGTCGAGGTGGACGGCGAGGAGTTCGACCTGACGGTCGAGCGTCCGGACCTCGACAAGAACTACGACCACACCGTCGACGTGGTAGTCGACCGGGTGAAGATTCGCCCCGAGGACCGCTCCAGAATCGCCGACAGCGTCGAGACGGCGCTGGAGGAGGCCGACGGCGTGCTGCAACTCGTCGTGCCCGACCCACCCGAGGACGTGCCGTTCGCGTCGAACACGCGGTCGACGGGTGACCTCGCGGGCGAGGGCGACGACCGACTCGTCGTGCAGTTCTCCGAGGAACTCGGCAACCCGAACTCCGAGTTCCAGTTCTCCGAGATAGAGACGCGGTCGTTCTCGTTCAACAGCCCGCACGGCGCGTGTCCGTCGTGTGAGGGCCTCGGCCAGACGAAGGAGATAGACGAGGTCCTCGTCGTCGTCGACCCCTCGAAGCCCCTCAAGCACGTCTTCGAACCGTGGTCGTACAACCGGTCGTACTACCGCACGCGGCTGGACTCGGTGGCCGAGCACTTCGGCGTCTCGCTGGACACGCCGTTCGAGGAGGTGGACGACGACGTGCAGCGACAGTTCCTCTACGGCACCGACCGAGAGGTCGTCTTCGAGCGACAGACGCGCAACGGGACCCGCCGGAAACAGAAGCGCTTCGAGGGCGTCATCCCGAACCTCGAACGACGGCACGTCGAGACGGATTCGGAGTCGACGCGCGACCACATCGAGAAGTACATGGCGACCACCACCTGCCCCGACTGCGACGGCACGCGCCTGAAAGAGCAGTCGCGGCACGTCCTCGTCGCCGGCACCGCCATCACCGAGGTGAACCGGATGAGCATCGGCGACGCCCTCGAACACTTCGAGGGACTCGAAGCCGAACTCGGCGACCGGGAACGGACCATCGCCGAGGAGATTCTCAAGGAGATTCGCGCCCGTCTCGGCTTCATGGAGGAGGTGGGGCTGGAGTACCTGACGCTCGACCGCGAGGCGTCGACGCTGTCGGGCGGCGAGAGCCAGCGCATCCGCCTCGCGACGCAGGTGGGGTCGGGCCTCGTCGGCGTCCTCTACGTCCTCGACGAACCCTCCATCGGCCTGCACCAACGCGACAACGACCGCCTCCTGAACACTCTCGAAGGCCTGCGGGACCTCGGCAACACGCTCATCGTCGTCGAACACGACGAGGAGACGATGCGGCGCGCGGACAACGTCGTGGACATGGGTCCCGGCCCGGGCAAGCGCGGCGGCGAAATCGTCGTGCAGGGCGACTTCGACGACATCTGCGCGGCCGACGACTCCGTCACGGGCGAGTACCTCTCCGGCCGTCGGGAGATACCCGTCCCCGACGAACGCCGCACGTCCGAGGAGTTCCTCACCGTCCGCGGGGCGCGACAGCACAACCTGAAGAACCTCGACGTGGACCTGCCCATCGGGCAGTTCACCGCCATCACCGGCGTCTCCGGGTCGGGCAAGTCCACGCTGATGCACGAGATTCTCTACAAGGGGCTGGCGCGGACGATGAACGACAACACGTCGGTCCACCCCGGCGACCACGACGCCATCGAGGGCGTCGACAACATCGAGACGGTGCGCCTCATCGACCAGTCGCCCATCGGTCGGACGCCGCGGTCGAACCCCGCGACGTACACCGGCGTTTTCGACTACATCCGCGAACTGTTCGCCGAGACGAAACTGTCGAAACAGCGCGGCTACGAGAAGGGCCGCTTCTCGTTCAACGTGAAGGGCGGGCGCTGTGAGGCCTGCGGCGGGCAGGGGACGGTGAAGATAGAGATGAACTTCCTCTCGGACGTGTACGTCCCCTGCGAGGAGTGCGGCGGCGCGCGGTACAACGACGCCACCCTCGACGTGACGTACAAGGGCAAGACCATCTCCGACGTGCTGGACATGGAAGTCTCGGAGGCGCTGACGTTCTTCGAGGCGAACTCGCAGATTCGCCGCCGCCTGCAACTCCTGCAGGACGTCGGCCTCGGCTACATGACGCTCGGACAGCCCTCGACGACGCTGTCGGGCGGGGAGGCCCAGCGCATCAAACTCGCCGAGGAGTTGGGCAAGAAACAGACCGGCGACACGCTGTACCTCCTCGACGAACCGACGACGGGCCTCCACAAGGAGGACGAACGGAAACTCATCGAGGTGCTGCAACGCCTCACCGACAACGGCAACACCGTGGTCGTCGTCGAACACGAACTCGACCTGGTGAAGAACGCCGACAACGTCCTCGACCTCGGTCCCGAGGGCGGCGAACACGGCGGCGAAATCGTCGCCACCGGCACGCCCGAGGCGGTGGCGCGCGTCGAGGAGTCGCACACGGGCCGCTACCTCCGTGACCTCCTGCCCGACGTGGACATGGAGGGCCCGCGCTCGGACCGGCGCAAGCCCGCGAAGGCACCGAGCGACGACTGA
- a CDS encoding WD40/YVTN/BNR-like repeat-containing protein has protein sequence MRGGVLVVDDPNGESPAARRAFGGHDVECLAADDAAPARAFCGTFDAGLHRTDDGGETWHRVGGDALPESVTSVAVSLHDAATVYAGTEPSAVFRSRDAGETWTELDGLTDLPSASGWAFPPRPHTHHVRWVEPDPHDPDHLYVSIEAGAVVQTRDGGETWSDRVPSARRDTHSMATHPDAPGRAWAAAGDGYAETRDGGETWTHPQSGLDHRYCWSVAVDAADPARVLLSAARGPGVAHTADRAESYLYRREGDAPWERLGDGASAGGGIPTGDGVVRAVLARGRAGGEFYAVTNRGLYRTVDGGDSFARVAVDWPEAFERQTPRGLTVVPSVTA, from the coding sequence ATGCGCGGCGGCGTCCTCGTCGTCGACGACCCGAACGGCGAGTCGCCGGCCGCACGCAGAGCGTTCGGCGGGCACGACGTGGAGTGTCTCGCGGCCGACGACGCCGCCCCCGCCCGGGCGTTCTGCGGGACGTTCGACGCCGGACTGCACCGCACCGACGACGGCGGCGAGACGTGGCACCGCGTCGGCGGCGACGCCCTCCCCGAGTCGGTGACCAGCGTCGCCGTCTCGCTGCACGACGCCGCGACGGTGTACGCGGGGACGGAACCGAGCGCGGTGTTCCGCTCTCGGGACGCGGGAGAGACCTGGACGGAACTCGACGGCCTCACCGACCTCCCCTCCGCGTCGGGGTGGGCGTTCCCGCCGCGGCCGCACACCCACCACGTGCGCTGGGTCGAACCCGACCCGCACGACCCGGACCACCTGTACGTGAGCATCGAGGCGGGCGCGGTGGTTCAGACGCGCGACGGCGGCGAGACGTGGTCGGACCGGGTCCCGTCGGCCCGCCGCGACACGCACTCGATGGCGACGCACCCGGACGCGCCCGGACGGGCGTGGGCCGCCGCGGGCGACGGTTACGCAGAGACGCGCGACGGCGGCGAGACGTGGACGCACCCGCAGTCGGGACTCGACCACCGCTACTGCTGGAGCGTCGCCGTGGACGCCGCGGACCCCGCGCGCGTCCTCCTCTCGGCGGCGCGGGGGCCGGGCGTCGCGCACACCGCCGACCGGGCGGAGTCGTATCTCTACCGGCGCGAGGGCGACGCGCCGTGGGAGCGACTCGGCGACGGCGCGTCGGCCGGCGGCGGCATCCCGACCGGCGACGGCGTCGTCCGCGCCGTCCTCGCCCGCGGACGCGCGGGCGGCGAGTTCTACGCGGTCACCAACCGCGGCCTGTACCGGACGGTCGACGGCGGCGACTCGTTCGCTCGCGTCGCCGTCGACTGGCCCGAGGCTTTCGAACGACAGACGCCGCGGGGTCTCACCGTCGTCCCGTCGGTCACGGCTTGA
- a CDS encoding geranylgeranyl reductase family protein — protein MYDFAVVGVGPAGARFARRAAEAGYDVVAFEKGEVGTPLACSGHVSTDIWAYVPDEAKSRLLQNRVYGANFHVGGASSRAYPFYKTEQVSNVIDRVELDRTLADCARDAGADVRERHTVTSVDERHDGVELTVSADGDERTVEAKMVAGCDGPVSRVRRQAGIDEPAEILHGVLAFDETPDDGDYVDVHLTVPRFFAWRIPRGDAGVEYGLAAPPGAEVNEMFDVLTDQYDVETTHFCSGGIPIDPPERVTTRRVFLLGDAAAQTKPFTGGGILYGMTAADCAVDAIDPDDPATLRDYESAWRDALSTEISMGHWLRRAYSLPEPVQHLGLRSLSGEIGVHMDKPTSFFSREHLGKLLGR, from the coding sequence ATGTACGACTTCGCCGTCGTCGGCGTCGGTCCCGCGGGTGCCCGCTTCGCCCGCCGGGCCGCCGAGGCAGGATACGACGTCGTCGCCTTCGAGAAGGGCGAGGTCGGAACACCGCTCGCCTGTTCCGGCCACGTCAGCACCGACATCTGGGCGTACGTCCCCGACGAAGCCAAGTCGCGACTCCTCCAGAACCGCGTCTACGGCGCGAACTTCCACGTCGGCGGCGCGAGCAGTCGCGCCTACCCGTTCTACAAGACCGAGCAGGTGTCGAACGTCATCGACAGAGTGGAACTCGACCGGACGCTGGCCGACTGCGCGCGCGACGCCGGCGCCGACGTGCGCGAACGCCACACCGTCACGAGCGTGGACGAACGCCACGACGGCGTCGAACTCACCGTCTCCGCCGACGGCGACGAACGCACCGTCGAGGCGAAGATGGTCGCCGGGTGCGACGGCCCCGTCTCGCGCGTCCGCCGGCAGGCGGGCATCGACGAACCCGCGGAGATTCTCCACGGCGTCCTCGCGTTCGACGAGACGCCCGACGACGGCGACTACGTCGACGTCCACCTCACCGTCCCGCGCTTCTTCGCGTGGCGCATCCCGCGGGGCGACGCGGGCGTCGAGTACGGACTGGCCGCCCCGCCGGGCGCGGAGGTCAACGAGATGTTCGACGTACTCACCGACCAGTACGACGTGGAGACGACGCACTTCTGCTCCGGGGGCATCCCCATCGACCCGCCCGAACGCGTCACCACGCGCCGCGTCTTCCTCCTCGGCGACGCCGCCGCGCAGACGAAGCCGTTCACCGGCGGGGGAATTTTGTACGGCATGACCGCGGCCGACTGCGCCGTCGACGCCATCGACCCGGACGACCCGGCGACGCTCCGCGACTACGAGTCGGCGTGGCGCGACGCGCTCTCGACGGAGATTTCGATGGGCCACTGGCTCCGCCGGGCGTACTCGCTGCCCGAACCCGTCCAGCACCTCGGCCTCCGGTCGCTGTCGGGCGAAATCGGCGTCCACATGGACAAGCCCACCTCGTTCTTCTCGCGGGAACACCTCGGGAAACTACTCGGGCGGTGA
- the ygfZ gene encoding CAF17-like 4Fe-4S cluster assembly/insertion protein YgfZ: protein MTVVEEMHERYGATFETRAGRDVVRDYGRPARTHGAVRKGAAVIEMGYGVVAVEGDDRVAFVDNAVSNRVPDADGEGVYALLLDPQGRIETDMYVYNAGERLLCFTPPERAEPLVEDWSEKVFIQDVAVRDASTEFGVFGVHGPKSTEKVASVLNGAGAPEPALSFVRGSMGDAGVTVIAGDGLAGEEGYEVVCAADAAADVFDTLLTNGMNAVPFGYATWDTLTAEAGTPLFDTELQGRVPNVLGLRNALDFEKGCYVGQEVVSKVENRGQPSKRLVGLRPEELPAAGAAVFDGDASVGEVTRAVESPTLEAPVALALVDFELDADAVQVRVNEREVAAEVASLPFVEGSDASRRLPTYVGRE from the coding sequence ATGACTGTCGTCGAGGAGATGCACGAGCGGTACGGTGCGACGTTCGAGACGCGCGCGGGCCGAGACGTGGTCCGCGACTACGGCCGACCGGCGCGGACCCACGGCGCCGTCCGCAAGGGCGCGGCCGTCATCGAGATGGGCTACGGCGTCGTCGCCGTCGAGGGCGACGACCGGGTGGCGTTCGTGGACAACGCGGTGTCGAACCGCGTCCCCGACGCGGACGGCGAGGGCGTCTACGCCCTCCTGTTGGACCCGCAGGGCCGCATCGAGACGGACATGTACGTCTACAACGCGGGCGAGCGACTGCTCTGCTTCACGCCGCCCGAACGCGCCGAACCGCTGGTCGAAGACTGGTCGGAGAAGGTGTTCATCCAGGACGTGGCGGTACGCGACGCCTCCACGGAGTTCGGCGTGTTCGGCGTCCACGGCCCGAAGTCCACCGAGAAAGTGGCGAGCGTCCTCAACGGCGCGGGCGCGCCGGAACCGGCGCTGTCGTTCGTCCGCGGGTCGATGGGCGACGCCGGCGTGACGGTCATCGCGGGCGACGGGCTGGCGGGCGAAGAGGGCTACGAAGTCGTCTGCGCCGCCGACGCCGCCGCGGACGTGTTCGACACCCTGCTCACCAACGGGATGAACGCCGTCCCGTTCGGCTACGCGACGTGGGACACGCTCACCGCGGAGGCGGGGACGCCCCTGTTCGACACCGAACTGCAGGGACGGGTGCCGAACGTCCTCGGCCTGCGGAACGCGCTGGACTTCGAGAAGGGCTGTTACGTCGGGCAGGAAGTCGTCTCGAAGGTGGAGAACCGGGGACAACCGAGTAAGCGCCTCGTCGGCCTCCGACCCGAGGAACTGCCGGCGGCGGGCGCGGCCGTCTTCGACGGCGACGCGTCGGTGGGCGAGGTGACCCGCGCCGTCGAGAGTCCGACGCTGGAGGCGCCCGTCGCCCTCGCCCTCGTGGACTTCGAACTCGACGCGGACGCGGTGCAGGTCAGGGTGAACGAACGTGAGGTGGCCGCCGAGGTGGCGTCGCTCCCGTTCGTGGAGGGCAGCGACGCCTCGCGGCGTCTGCCGACGTACGTCGGCCGGGAGTGA
- a CDS encoding DUF6432 family protein: MRARREFRNRRDVEVALLDALVDRTEEGMTVFELRAAVDADIDTIEEALSSLKSDGLITVDSDEDRVVILPDDRVVPNPGEEPEEERSIVDAIREKLGL, from the coding sequence ATGAGAGCGCGGCGGGAGTTTCGGAATCGGCGGGACGTGGAGGTAGCCCTCCTCGACGCACTCGTGGACCGAACTGAGGAGGGGATGACCGTCTTCGAGTTGCGCGCGGCCGTCGACGCCGACATCGACACCATCGAGGAGGCGTTGTCGTCGCTCAAGTCGGACGGACTCATCACCGTCGACAGCGACGAAGACCGGGTCGTCATCCTCCCCGACGACCGAGTCGTGCCGAACCCCGGCGAGGAACCCGAGGAGGAACGGAGCATCGTGGACGCCATCCGCGAGAAGTTGGGGTTGTAG
- a CDS encoding DUF7093 family protein, producing MGLKCRLLGHQYGDPEIEREREENGDEVVATIREIQVCQRCGTEHVVSENKEVTSIRRPEEVGLETDAAPEAADPVAADEAPAGPETTPTGDASAQAGDAATPTDGDPTPAADTGTHIAEAEPDESAAPAPREDAAEASADSDSDSAFNDDDFEPPESPDEDDAVILDDEGNERDETQWPEDTGPDPAMAARESAAAEDGQPVEPETPDEDVTDDAEFIDAEEDPVNDDVDVDRERGEWPEREDVEDREPSWPVQEGEDEGFAAEPSDGSPSEDVSFGGLTPESNGHVGDDAAEEDYITAGDDGFTRAEQQGELQSDVPDDRIEFYCPNCGHARSAGASSMRAGDICPECKQGYIAERQL from the coding sequence ATGGGACTCAAGTGCCGTCTACTCGGGCATCAGTACGGGGACCCCGAGATAGAACGCGAACGCGAGGAGAACGGCGACGAGGTCGTCGCCACCATCCGGGAGATTCAGGTGTGCCAGCGGTGCGGGACCGAACACGTCGTCAGCGAGAACAAGGAAGTCACGTCCATCCGACGCCCCGAGGAGGTGGGACTGGAGACGGACGCTGCGCCCGAGGCGGCAGACCCCGTGGCCGCCGACGAGGCGCCGGCCGGACCCGAGACGACGCCGACGGGCGACGCGTCCGCACAGGCCGGCGACGCCGCGACGCCGACCGACGGCGACCCGACGCCCGCCGCCGACACCGGGACGCACATCGCAGAGGCCGAACCCGACGAGTCGGCCGCCCCCGCCCCGCGCGAGGACGCCGCGGAGGCGTCCGCGGACTCCGACTCCGACTCCGCGTTCAACGACGACGACTTCGAACCGCCGGAGTCGCCCGACGAGGACGACGCGGTCATCCTCGACGACGAGGGCAACGAACGGGACGAGACGCAGTGGCCCGAGGACACGGGCCCCGACCCGGCGATGGCGGCGCGGGAGTCCGCGGCGGCGGAGGACGGCCAACCCGTCGAACCCGAGACGCCCGACGAGGACGTCACCGACGACGCCGAGTTCATCGACGCCGAGGAGGACCCGGTGAACGACGACGTGGACGTGGACCGCGAACGCGGCGAGTGGCCCGAACGCGAGGACGTCGAGGACCGCGAACCGTCCTGGCCCGTTCAGGAGGGCGAAGACGAGGGATTCGCGGCCGAACCGTCCGACGGGAGTCCGAGCGAGGACGTGTCGTTCGGCGGTCTCACGCCCGAGTCGAACGGCCACGTCGGCGACGACGCGGCGGAGGAAGACTACATCACCGCCGGCGACGACGGGTTCACCCGCGCGGAGCAACAGGGCGAACTGCAGTCCGACGTCCCCGACGACCGAATCGAGTTCTACTGTCCCAACTGCGGTCACGCCCGGTCGGCGGGCGCCTCTTCGATGCGGGCCGGCGACATCTGTCCGGAGTGCAAGCAGGGCTACATCGCGGAGCGACAACTGTAG
- a CDS encoding DUF5611 family protein: MKEYKMRRGETLDERVPDMESYVEEMFGPITDTEEYKGSDLYVVGEPSNPVFEKVVAGAVEYSGKKDKLAVEFHERDPTELGPDELEAAGEAVDAKNTFLLEATGRDAKSRRESLKRSVEDDAPDY; the protein is encoded by the coding sequence ATGAAGGAGTACAAGATGCGTCGCGGAGAGACCCTCGATGAGCGAGTTCCGGACATGGAGTCGTACGTCGAGGAGATGTTCGGCCCCATCACCGACACCGAGGAGTACAAGGGGAGCGACCTGTACGTCGTCGGCGAACCCTCGAACCCCGTCTTCGAGAAAGTCGTCGCCGGTGCGGTGGAGTACAGCGGCAAGAAGGACAAACTCGCCGTCGAGTTCCACGAACGCGACCCGACCGAACTCGGCCCCGACGAACTCGAGGCGGCCGGCGAGGCCGTCGACGCGAAGAACACGTTCCTCCTCGAAGCGACCGGTCGAGACGCCAAGTCCCGCCGTGAGTCGCTGAAGCGGTCGGTCGAAGACGACGCACCCGACTACTGA
- a CDS encoding SDR family NAD(P)-dependent oxidoreductase: protein MLTPELNDRVALVTGSARGVGRAIALRAAASGAAVAIHYHTSDEAAAEAAAEARELGAPAATTVQGDVTDPDAVDAMFEDVEAKLGTVDLLVNNVGDFAPQHWAEIPFETWKRVVETNFYGTVLCAKRALPGMREQSWGRIVNVGYAGSEKALVYPKNFPYFVAKTGVLMFTRMLAADTQDDGVTVNAVSPYVVDTSDEFPDDAPRGRWASVEDVAHAVAFFWDDDSGYISGENVEIDGGWLPETL from the coding sequence ATGCTCACTCCGGAGTTGAACGACCGCGTCGCGCTGGTGACCGGCAGTGCGCGAGGCGTCGGACGGGCCATCGCCCTCCGCGCGGCCGCCTCGGGCGCCGCCGTCGCGATACACTACCACACGAGCGACGAGGCCGCCGCAGAGGCCGCCGCAGAGGCCCGCGAACTCGGCGCGCCCGCCGCGACGACGGTGCAGGGCGACGTGACCGACCCCGACGCCGTGGACGCGATGTTCGAGGACGTGGAGGCGAAACTGGGCACGGTGGACCTCCTCGTGAACAACGTCGGCGACTTCGCGCCCCAGCACTGGGCGGAGATACCGTTCGAGACGTGGAAGCGCGTGGTCGAGACGAACTTCTACGGCACCGTCCTCTGCGCGAAGCGCGCCCTCCCGGGGATGCGCGAGCAGTCGTGGGGGCGCATCGTCAACGTCGGCTACGCCGGCAGCGAGAAGGCACTCGTCTACCCGAAGAACTTCCCCTACTTCGTGGCGAAGACGGGCGTGCTGATGTTCACGCGGATGCTCGCGGCGGACACGCAGGACGACGGCGTCACGGTCAACGCCGTCTCGCCGTACGTCGTGGACACCTCCGACGAGTTCCCCGACGACGCCCCCCGCGGCCGGTGGGCGAGCGTCGAGGACGTCGCGCACGCGGTGGCGTTCTTCTGGGACGACGACTCCGGCTACATCTCCGGCGAGAACGTCGAAATCGACGGCGGCTGGCTACCCGAGACCCTGTGA
- a CDS encoding universal stress protein, which yields MAIETILLAVGPGDEDRLERLAEETIDVAGPTGARVVLGHVFTREEYDSALDNLDFDTRADEVSADDVATRHSTVRELVAALDEAGVEYEVRGRVGDHGESIVTLAKNVNADRVIVGGRRRSPAGKAVFGSVAQEVMLSAPCPVTFVRADTK from the coding sequence ATGGCGATAGAAACCATTCTCTTAGCCGTCGGACCCGGCGACGAAGACAGACTCGAACGACTCGCCGAGGAGACGATAGACGTCGCTGGCCCCACCGGCGCCCGCGTCGTCCTCGGGCACGTGTTCACGCGCGAGGAGTACGATTCGGCCCTCGACAACCTCGACTTCGACACGAGGGCCGACGAGGTGTCCGCCGACGACGTGGCGACGCGGCACTCGACGGTCCGCGAACTGGTCGCCGCCCTCGACGAGGCGGGCGTCGAGTACGAGGTCCGCGGACGCGTCGGCGACCACGGCGAGTCCATCGTCACCCTCGCGAAGAACGTGAACGCCGACCGCGTCATCGTCGGGGGCCGCCGTCGGTCCCCCGCCGGCAAGGCCGTCTTCGGCAGCGTCGCACAGGAGGTCATGCTCTCTGCGCCCTGCCCGGTCACGTTCGTCCGCGCCGACACGAAGTGA
- a CDS encoding ROK family protein — MAYYVGVDLGATNIRAVVADDEGTVVASRSDGTPRGPTGIAVTEAVLRVVRETCSEAGIRPDEAVAAGVASIGPLDLAEGAVENPANLPDTIDRIPLTGPISVLLDTDRVFLHNDTNAGVIGERFHSERNPDDMVYVTISSGVGAGVCVDGNVLSGWDGNAGEVGHMTLDPQGLLTCGCGHDGHWEAYCSGNNIPRYAEFLHSEDDVETSLPIEDPDFSAADVFDHAEDDEFARYVVDQVGHWNAMGIANIVHAYAPLTIYVGGAVALNNPDLVLDPIRERMDDMVMVNVPQIELTTLGDEVVVQGAVASAMTGGTGDRSRL; from the coding sequence ATGGCTTACTACGTGGGTGTCGACCTCGGGGCGACCAACATCCGCGCGGTCGTAGCCGACGACGAGGGTACCGTCGTCGCCAGTCGAAGCGACGGGACGCCTCGCGGCCCGACGGGCATCGCGGTGACGGAGGCGGTTCTCCGCGTCGTCCGCGAGACGTGTTCGGAGGCGGGCATCCGTCCCGACGAGGCCGTCGCCGCGGGCGTGGCCTCCATCGGTCCGCTTGACTTGGCGGAGGGCGCCGTCGAGAACCCGGCGAACCTCCCGGACACCATCGACCGCATCCCGCTCACGGGACCCATCTCGGTCCTCCTCGACACCGACCGCGTCTTTCTCCACAACGACACGAACGCGGGCGTCATCGGCGAACGGTTCCACTCCGAACGCAACCCCGACGACATGGTGTACGTCACCATCTCCTCGGGCGTCGGCGCCGGCGTCTGCGTCGACGGCAACGTCCTCTCGGGGTGGGACGGCAACGCGGGCGAAGTCGGGCACATGACGCTCGACCCGCAGGGACTGCTCACCTGCGGATGCGGACACGACGGCCACTGGGAGGCGTACTGCTCCGGCAACAACATCCCGCGCTACGCCGAGTTCCTCCACAGCGAGGACGACGTGGAGACGTCGCTGCCCATCGAGGACCCCGACTTCTCCGCCGCCGACGTGTTCGACCACGCCGAAGACGACGAGTTCGCCCGGTACGTCGTCGACCAGGTCGGCCACTGGAACGCGATGGGCATCGCCAACATCGTCCACGCGTACGCACCGCTGACCATCTACGTCGGCGGGGCCGTGGCCCTCAACAACCCGGACCTCGTTCTCGACCCCATCCGCGAACGGATGGACGACATGGTGATGGTGAACGTCCCGCAGATAGAGTTGACCACGCTCGGCGACGAGGTGGTGGTGCAGGGAGCGGTGGCGAGTGCGATGACCGGCGGGACTGGCGACCGGTCGCGCCTGTAG